A window from Macaca thibetana thibetana isolate TM-01 chromosome 7, ASM2454274v1, whole genome shotgun sequence encodes these proteins:
- the LOC126958332 gene encoding ADP-ribosylation factor-like protein 6-interacting protein 1: MGKSLVFTCHHGLGFFGVSIIYYLDPSVLSAVSSFVMFWCLADYLVSILAPNIFGSNKCTSDQQQRFHEICSSLLKTRCRAMDWWKQIFTPREEKPEMCFMAMIIYLAAVVRMGQQVHNLLLIYLIVTFLLLLPQLNQHGILSNHTGKAKGR; encoded by the coding sequence ATGGGAAAGAGCTTGGTTTTCACCTGCCATCATGGACTTGGTTTCTTTGGTGTTTCAATTATCTACTATCTAGATCCATCTGTTCTGTCTGCTGTTTCCtcttttgttatgttttggtGCTTGGCTGACTACCTTGTTTCTATTCTAGCACCTAACATTTTTGGCTCCAATAAATGCACCAGCGATCAACAGCAAAGATTCCATGAAATTTGCAGCAGTCTACTAAAAACTCGATGCAGAGCTATGGACTGGTGGAAACAAATCTTCACACCGAGGGAAGAAAAGCCTGAAATGTGTTTCATGGCCATGATCATTTATCTTGCTGCAGTTGTTCGGATGGGACAGCAAGTCCACAACCTGCTTCTCATCTACCTGATAGTGACTTTCTTACTGTTGCTTCCTCAACTAAACCAACACGGAATCCTTTCAAACCACACTGGAAAGGCCAAAGGGAGATAA